The segment AGTAGAACTACTAGTAATAAAATAAGGCTATAGGTGCTAAGAAAAGAGATTATTATTAGGCTTTACGAGTATAGCTTACAGGGTAGATTAAGCAAGCAGCGCACTATTATAGCCCTTTAGGGATAATCCCTCTAGGCGTAAATaaattacattacattaTATTCCCttgttaatatactcgcCTAGACTGTTACACAGCTTTAATGCTATTTATTTCTTAAGCATACAAATAATATTAGTAGATTGTAAATTTCAATTACATCTATAAGTCTAGGCCTATCTATTAATGTAAGCCATTCTGTATTTCTTGGAAGTTTGTGCAGTTCCCATTAGCCAAACGTTAGTTGTTGGAAATGAGGGGAATGTATCCTATAGGCTGTGATAATCCAGTTGACCAGTCGTTGCCGTTAAAGTAGATAGCTGAGAAAAAATATGGTCAACACTATGTTTAACTAGTAACTCTAAATGCTTCCGACGTACCTGTTACGAATAGCGAGAAAGAATCTAATATGGAACTTAGCGATAAAAGTCCTTGTGATATCGTGAAAGGGACAAGGACCATACCGGCATTTGTAGCAGCGAAGGTGGGATTCTCAATTGCGAGCTGACGGATGCACTGCCATTGGTAGGCAGATGCTTTATTTATAAGGCATTGATCGCCTACCAAACAATTAGTCACATCCAAAAAGGAAACCAGAAAGTAAGAAAGAACGTAAGAGGCAGGGAAGGTAAATTTAGACAAGGGGGCTAGGGACAGGGTAAGGCTGAGAGTAACGTCATACCAAGGACATTTTGCTGCACGACAACTCGCGCATGAGTCAATTCGTGAATCAAAGTTGCTGGAAGGTACTCCCAGAGGTGATCCAATGTGTAGACGCCTGGTGTTAGAGCTCCAGCGTTGTGATAATTTCCGACTCTTTCACGTTGCGCATACATTGTTGCCCAAGACTGGAGCTTGCCCCTGCAAAAGACAATAATGGATTCATCTCCAAATATAGTTGGTTCGGGGTGGTAGGTGTAGGCAtacatgggcaaaattgtACAACTGTAGTATGACCTCAAACTACACAACAAATGTTGTATGAGCCTCATACTACAACTACACGTTGTATTATGGTAGTATGCCTGTTGTACAACGTGTTGTATGCACGTGACATTAAAACGATGATCTgaagtggtgttgagtctCCGAAACTTTGTTTCATCGCAATAGCAACCACCTATCCCATCTCGTCGGAGTCAAAATCTAGCTCGACCTCCACTTCATTCATACCCTCAATCGCCGTGATTATATGTACAAGATCAATATGTCCGTTTCTCAACCAATTGCCGATACACTCAAGCCTTTCTAGGTTGTTTGCCGTCATCCGAAGCCTGTCCCACGATTGTGTACGACGAGCAGCTGAAAACGTTCGTTCTGGctctgctgatgatggagggaTTGAGAGTATATCGATGGCCATACGATGGAGCCGCGGGTAGCGCTGTCGTTGTTCTGGtaaacaccaccattccagGGGAGTTAAAGGTTTGATCGAGATGGGCCTGGCATTAAGAAATAGCTGcacatcgtcctcatccGTGAGGTCAGCCAATTCAACCTGCAGAGAGAGCTTCAATCGATCCAGCTCGTTTCTCGGCTTATCTGGAGAAGGTAGAGAGCCATCAACCTGCATCGCATCCTCCTCAGGCTGAGTGAGTGGCATATTCTTATATTTGTCTTCCCAAATACGTTGTGTGGCATCGAGAGCTTTCTGATGCCACTGCTCCGGCCAGTTCTGGGTCAGATATCGCCTTCTCTTTGACGGATCGAGCAGCATCGCAGCAGCGTACACCGGAACGGTGTCCGTGAGCTCATAGTACTTGTTAAGGATGAACCACCCCATCTCAATGGAATGGACCATCCGAAGATCTTTCCGCTCTCCGGATGAGTATAGATTCTACAGATAGATTAACTGCTTGTCCATCGCGCCAAAGGAATATTTGATCAGCCACAAACCTTCTGCTGTTCAAAAAAAGCGAGAATCACGTCCATCATCTCACGCGACTGAGATAGGCCTGCACGGTCGCCCTCAACCCACAAAGTGCCACTGTTGAATACTTGGAGAAATTGGTGTGTACATCTCAGTATCTCCCAATCCCCATGCGTCAGAGTGTTGGGGCCACAGGCCTCATCGTGTTCATGTAAGAATTTGATGATCTCGTTCTTCTTCCGGATCGCTCGATCAATCATAAAGTACCACGATGACCACCTGGTATCGTTATCAATCCCTAGACTGATACCGATAGCTCGCTCCCATAAGTCATGATGGATTGGGCTGTTTCGGAGCCACACAGCGAGGTTATGGAGCTTCTCGAGTGCAGGGGTCGATCCCCAGCCCTCGAAGCCTTTCtgcttgcctttgcctctAGCCCTTTCGGCAATCTCTCTTGGTCTCGCCCCATCTCCATTATTTTGCACCATCGGCACCCCCATCGCGGCGGAGAATACTTCGTATGGGTCTGCATCTTCGGCCAGATCAATTGCGTCAAGTGCGGCTTTAAGAGCGGCTTTAAGAGCGGCTTTAAGAGCCTCCTTTGACTTGGCTAGTAGGAAGGCTTGAAGGGCGAGGTTGAGGATATGATCGAGACACCGGATTCGGCAGGCAACagggttgaagttgaactAGTCATGATCAGCGTGTACTAGATCTATGGCTGGCGTTATTAGACCTACATTGTACTCAGTCATCAAATGGTCTGATAACGCTCTTAACATAGTATCATTTGACGTAGCGTTATCGCCAGTATGATAGCCGATTCTGGTGGTAATGCCGTAACTTCTGAGAACCCTGACGATGTGCACAGCTTGACACTCTCCGCTATGGCTGTACAATACTTGAGGGAGTCCTAGCAGAGCTTTCCGCAGCCTATATTCACAATCAACCCATTGTGCACAGATTGCGAGATGTCCTCGACGCGCAGGTGATGTCCACATGTCCGTGGAGAAGTGTATCTGGCCGACAGCGTCTTGAATCGCCGTCTGGAGTTGCTTACGATACTCTACATAGTTCCTTTCAAGGAGGCGCACAAGCGTCCGTCGAGACAGCTTCAAGAGGTCTTGTATAGTAGGGTTGCCTGCTAACATAAGTTCTTGAAGTTCTGGCCACTCTGTTGCGCTCAATGATACTCTCCGTCGGGCGCAAAGAGCGATAAACGCCCTAATAAATCGTGGCTTATCAAAAGCTTGCCGGAGGGTTAGGTGCCTCGAACAGTGGACACCAACTGGTTGCATATACCTATCAATGGATGCTTGATTTGGACCATCTGTTCTCAAGGAATTGCCGTGGTTGCGAGACCATTCCTTCCACTCGGCTTTGTGCACCTTTTGGACATGCTCCTTCGCATTGCCTGTGTAGGCACTGCTCCAGATCGGCTTCgctttctgcttctcacaAGAGAGACAGTAGTGCAGAACCTTCTTATGTCTTTTTGTACCAACCTTCTGAATGATATGAGTCTGCTCGGAGCCCACTGGAAGTCGAAACAAGGTCCAGATGTTCATCTGGACCGGAGAATGTGTTGTAAAGACTTCCGAAGACCccgtggatgatgaggcaggAGTGGAGGAGACCAGAAATGATGAGGCGTCAGCTACCGACATCGTATCAATCGACTTAGACAGAGTTTGGGGGTAAAAGTGATGCGCTTGAGCTGGCTATCTTGCTACGCGTTGCGTTGAAGAGTCATGGTGCGGTGGAGATGGGCCATAATCGATAAGGGAGAACAGTATATTGGACCAATCAGAGCGCGTTGTACAACAGTTGTACAACAGGCAAAATGTGTAGTTGTTGTACAACAGATTCAGGGCCGTACTACACAACGCGTTGTACAACGCGTTGTACGTacaattttgcccatgtaTGGGTGTAGGCGGTCGTTTGGGGGTTCTCGTCACATGTCTTGAGAAATACCCACTCGCCAATGTTGTTTTGAGGGGTGGCGGCATGAGAATCCCATTGCATAATACCAAAACCTGTGCTATAATTATTAGGTTTCAAACGATAGAAATGGCAAGCGTATCTTGGGGGATGCTGATGGGGTCCATGGATTGCTGTAAAGCAAAGTATAAACCAAGATTGAGTTTGTACATACCTGAATAGCCCGCGGGATCGGTATCTTTCAGAAAATTATCGTGGCAGTACCTTCAATCGAGTCAGTTCATGGAGGAATTTTATGGTAATCTGCTCCTTACAATTTCAAATTCACCAAATGTGGTTGCTGCAGGGCGGCTTGAATGCGTTCGGCAACGGCTAAGCTCCCATCAGGACTTGAAACCTTTCCACATGGGGATGGGGGAAGAACTACTTATAAGTCCCTTCAATCGATCTATGGCATCACTGTTTTTCTGTATATTGGTTTTCGTATCAACGCCAAAATACGACTGCCCAAAAAATGCTTCGTAAGTTCTGAACAGTGTCCTGTCTTCGTTAGACAGTCCAATGATAGTCGGTACAGGGGTAATTCGGAGGTTGGCCAAAATGGTCTGGAACTTGGGAATGACATAATTGACCTATACTCACTTGGCGTTAGAAGAGCCTTGAATAGTGAGAGAGAACACGTACTATATCCAAGGCGTCGGCCTGTGCGGAAGTGACAGCGGAACCCCAAATTCCAGGACAAtcgttgatgctgatgtATCGTTTCTGCGGAGTGTTTAAAGATAACAActggtcctcctccacggTCGAGTTCAAAGGAAGTGACCATGCACCGtgcagaaaagaaaggagaaTCGTTGCACCATGAGTGGTGATTTGTAAGAGGGAGAGAATGCGCATCGCTACAAGTTTCTCTCTGAAAGGGACGTGTTCAGCTAGAGAATGGGGCACAATAAACAGGTTGAGCACACTACTTCAAAAATGGCCATAGAGATGGGGGGTACAAGGCTATAAGCAAGTTGGGCATATTTGACAAAGTTGATGGTACTGAGGACATGGAATATTAGATGTTTGGTCGGCTCGTCACGGTTGGCACGTGGAAGGGAAGCTATGTAGATGTACCATTTCTGTGCTCATTTAGAGCGTAATGAGATATACGATCATGTAACTGTAATATATGAGGTATATAATTATATCCTAGCCTTTTACCGCAGACTCATTACAAAGAATGGGCCGACGGGGGTTGCATTGCGTTCTAGCCTCTACTGTTTGTTATTACTCGGCACGAAATTGCCGTGGAAAAGGTTGTAAATATGGATAAATCATGCTTCTTCAGATGTTGGTCCAGGGTGATACTAATGGCATTTCCTGTTTAGAACTGCACTATTGAATCTCGCAACTGCATGTGATGTTGGGTCCATGAAACTTTGAAGTGCTTAAGCAGCCTCTCAGTGGCAACACCCCGGTTAGAATCCAGGAACGGGCCAGGGACAGGTCGGCACACTATTCTGATTGGAACAAATTAAAAAATGAGGAGAATGGACGTGTGGTCGTGTGTCGTTCGACAGGGATTAATGGTGTACCCAGCCAACAGCAAGGTGGCAGAATTGGGTCGAGAGTAGAAAGCCTCTCCGCAAGCGGAGAGGCGTTATGGATCTGGATGAAGCAAACCAACTAGAAGCTGTCTAGGGACGGGAACTTCTTCGTGGAGGCCAGCGTACCCCTGTGCTGAAGGGTCCTTTCGGCTTGAGTATGGAGTGCGTAATCCATGACGCAAATTCATGTTCCTGTACATTCGTCTGGCCCCAAACTTCAGATGCGAATGTACACTACCTTGGTCAAAAATCCTTGCTCAGACGGCCATATTGCTTCTACACACTAGTTGTATTGCTAGCTTTATATGGGTTAGAAACATTAATATATAATAGTATCTGCTGTGGTCTGGAGTTCTTGTTATCATCCCATCCCTTTCCCATGGCTAGGAAGTCgattccatcaacacccaacGCACCATGGCGTTCTTTAATCTACACATATCATTTCTCGgatttctcttctttgttcTTGGGACACATGCGCTTACCCAGAGCGGTACCACAAGAACGGTGGAACAGAACGTTGCTCGACGAAGCGCGTTTCAAGCTGATACTCGCCCCAAAGCATCTTCCAATGTTACCGCTTTGTTCAACAACACCGGTTCTATTAGCCATGACAGCATCGCAAAGGCCCGAAAGATCGTAGCCGATGCGATAAGTAAAGTAACTGTCTCAAACAAAGCGCGGCTTGATAACCCCCGAAGAAATGTATACACCCTCAAACCGTCGGGTACACCAAAGTCTCGCCGAGATGCGCCTGGATCGTTTGTAGTTACTGACGAAATTGCCGCTGCTGCAGCACTCATTGCTGAAGtggatgctgctgctgaacAAAAGAATGGCACTCTGCACCGTGACTACTCGCACGTTGAAAAGCTGCGAAGGCATCAGCCGTTGGAAGAGCGCCAGAGCAGTGGGTACTGGATGGCGAACCTCCAAAATCTTGGAACTCAGCCATTTGGCAAAGACGCTTCTTACAAGGTCTTCCGTAACGTAAAGGATTATGGTGCCAAAGGTGATGGAGTTACAGAC is part of the Pochonia chlamydosporia 170 chromosome Unknown PCv3seq00030, whole genome shotgun sequence genome and harbors:
- a CDS encoding Tfo1 transposase (similar to Beauveria bassiana ARSEF 2860 XP_008602981.1), producing the protein MSVADASSFLVSSTPASSSTGSSEVFTTHSPVQMNIWTLFRLPVGSEQTHIIQKVGTKRHKKVLHYCLSCEKQKAKPIWSSAYTGNAKEHVQKVHKAEWKEWSRNHGNSLRTDGPNQASIDRYMQPVGVHCSRHLTLRQAFDKPRFIRAFIALCARRRVSLSATEWPELQELMLAGNPTIQDLLKLSRRTLVRLLERNYVEYRKQLQTAIQDAVGQIHFSTDMWTSPARRGHLAICAQWVDCEYRLRKALLGLPQVLYSHSGECQAVHIVRVLRSYGITTRIGYHTGDNATSNDTMLRALSDHLMTEYNFNFNPVACRIRCLDHILNLALQAFLLAKSKEALKAALKAALKAALDAIDLAEDADPYEVFSAAMGVPMVQNNGDGARPREIAERARGKGKQKGFEGWGSTPALEKLHNLAVWLRNSPIHHDLWERAIGISLGIDNDTRWSSWYFMIDRAIRKKNEIIKFLHEHDEACGPNTLTHGDWEILRCTHQFLQVFNSGTLWVEGDRAGLSQSREMMDVILAFFEQQKNLYSSGERKDLRMVHSIEMGWFILNKYYELTDTVPVYAAAMLLDPSKRRRYLTQNWPEQWHQKALDATQRIWEDKYKNMPLTQPEEDAMQVDGSLPSPDKPRNELDRLKLSLQVELADLTDEDDVQLFLNARPISIKPLTPLEWWCLPEQRQRYPRLHRMAIDILSIPPSSAEPERTFSAARRTQSWDRLRMTANNLERLECIGNWLRNGHIDLVHIITAIEGMNEVEVELDFDSDEMG